Proteins found in one Nocardia brasiliensis ATCC 700358 genomic segment:
- a CDS encoding MFS transporter: MSSTRTAAPPTLLTGLWQRKLPHYPDTPARSWYLTVVVITSIALYYQLFVTGAVGNELIAYFELSFAYFVWIFIIGAAFGAVASVLAGVLDRWGRANIVAYGVVICSLLTLFAVPATTTKEQYLFVYCVVSVVEGAVLVATPALIRDFSPQLGRASAMGFWTLGPVIGALVTTGISTRTLDAHPDWQYHYRLCGVICLVIAVFAVVGLRELSPPLRDQIMVSLRDRALVEARARGLDVRRLEQGQWRQMLHLDIVGSAFGISLFLAFFYTIVSFLTVYMATNFGFSPAKANALGNWYWTANAVALVVAGVASDYLKVRKPFMIAGAVLSIVGMYLFIGYTDDPDTGYYTFAWVFALIAVGTGIAYSTWMASFTETVEQRNPAATAVGLAVWGGMLRGVVTVVLFGLLVVVNAAGPLVNHGPRLHEIQTRYGPQLATIQQVGPETLAALGKDPNDQAAQLAALTKLTGATPAEIQAAFALDARYPDELATLQAIEPATQAALAANPADATAGLAAVGQVARKFGIPPDQAIARLTAVQQIPPAELAGATAVGPKLIQARAQLETVGTIPAADQAYLAAHGKEVQQAKADSPEQWARWWWICLLAQVAFLPFVFLMAGHWSPKRAAAAAAAHDRVVQRELAELTPVPTAR, from the coding sequence ATGAGTTCGACCCGGACCGCAGCCCCACCGACGCTCCTCACCGGGCTGTGGCAGCGCAAGCTACCGCACTATCCCGACACCCCCGCCCGCTCCTGGTACCTGACGGTCGTCGTCATCACCTCGATCGCGCTCTACTACCAGTTGTTCGTCACCGGCGCGGTGGGCAACGAACTGATCGCCTACTTCGAGCTGTCGTTCGCCTACTTCGTCTGGATCTTCATCATCGGCGCGGCCTTCGGTGCCGTGGCCTCGGTGCTGGCCGGGGTGCTCGACCGCTGGGGGCGCGCGAACATCGTTGCCTACGGCGTGGTGATCTGCTCGCTGCTGACGCTGTTCGCGGTGCCCGCGACCACGACGAAGGAGCAGTATCTCTTCGTCTACTGTGTGGTGAGCGTCGTCGAGGGCGCGGTGCTGGTGGCCACGCCCGCGCTCATCCGGGACTTCTCGCCGCAGCTCGGCCGGGCCTCGGCGATGGGCTTCTGGACCCTCGGCCCGGTGATCGGCGCGCTGGTCACCACCGGCATCTCCACCAGGACGCTCGACGCGCACCCCGACTGGCAGTATCACTACCGGCTCTGCGGCGTGATCTGTCTCGTCATCGCGGTGTTCGCGGTGGTCGGCCTGCGTGAGCTCAGCCCACCGCTACGCGACCAGATCATGGTGTCGCTGCGCGACCGGGCGCTCGTCGAGGCGCGGGCGCGGGGGTTGGATGTGCGCAGGCTCGAGCAGGGGCAGTGGCGCCAGATGCTGCACCTGGACATCGTCGGCTCGGCGTTCGGGATCAGCCTGTTCCTGGCGTTCTTCTACACGATCGTGTCGTTCCTGACCGTCTATATGGCGACCAACTTCGGCTTCAGCCCGGCCAAGGCGAACGCGCTGGGCAACTGGTACTGGACCGCCAACGCGGTGGCGCTCGTGGTGGCCGGTGTCGCCTCGGACTATCTCAAGGTGCGCAAGCCGTTCATGATCGCCGGCGCGGTGCTCAGCATCGTCGGCATGTATCTGTTCATCGGGTACACCGACGACCCGGACACCGGTTACTACACCTTCGCCTGGGTGTTCGCCCTCATCGCGGTCGGCACGGGCATCGCCTACTCCACCTGGATGGCGAGCTTCACCGAGACGGTCGAGCAGCGCAATCCAGCGGCGACCGCGGTGGGTCTCGCGGTGTGGGGCGGGATGCTGCGCGGCGTGGTCACCGTGGTGCTGTTCGGGCTGCTCGTGGTGGTGAACGCGGCGGGGCCGCTGGTCAACCACGGTCCGCGGTTGCACGAGATACAGACGCGCTACGGTCCTCAGCTGGCCACGATCCAGCAGGTGGGACCGGAAACCCTGGCGGCACTGGGCAAAGACCCGAACGACCAGGCGGCCCAGCTGGCGGCGCTGACGAAGCTGACCGGGGCCACACCCGCCGAGATCCAGGCGGCGTTCGCGCTCGACGCCCGCTACCCGGACGAGCTCGCGACGCTGCAGGCGATCGAACCCGCCACCCAGGCCGCGCTCGCCGCGAACCCGGCCGACGCCACCGCGGGACTCGCGGCGGTGGGTCAGGTCGCCCGGAAGTTCGGTATTCCGCCGGATCAGGCGATCGCCCGGCTCACCGCGGTCCAGCAGATCCCGCCCGCCGAACTGGCCGGCGCGACCGCCGTGGGCCCGAAGCTGATCCAGGCACGGGCACAGCTGGAGACGGTCGGCACCATCCCCGCCGCCGACCAGGCGTACCTGGCCGCGCACGGGAAAGAGGTGCAGCAGGCCAAAGCCGATTCGCCGGAGCAGTGGGCCCGCTGGTGGTGGATCTGCCTGCTCGCGCAGGTCGCGTTCCTGCCGTTCGTCTTCCTGATGGCCGGGCACTGGTCGCCGAAGCGGGCCGCGGCCGCCGCCGCTGCGCACGACCGGGTGGTCCAGCGCGAGCTGGCGGAACTGACGCCGGTGCCGACGGCGCGCTAG
- a CDS encoding SMP-30/gluconolactonase/LRE family protein, with protein MTELRRAATVLAALAFAAVSAVAAPAAQAAPVCAGAGQPTVPAAALPGALEGLTVDARGRAFTTDLATGRVYRIDAPGAVPVPIATVPSGGGGALAWTPAGTLLVGYGADARVFAGDALRQAGIVELDPDTGALTPFAAGLSAANGMDVAQDGTVYATNDFGALIGRVYPNRVVQADWATFPSANGAVLGKDDEYLYVGRTFANPGVSRIPTANPGAPQSLLDLGGADALAAPDGLTLDSLDRPVVPLNTAGQVIRIDAPNQYCVLGGGNPLTSVLTYGRGTAGFSAGRLFGATFTGVIYEIPGGFDPDATTATP; from the coding sequence ATGACTGAACTGCGCAGGGCAGCAACGGTGTTGGCGGCGTTGGCGTTCGCCGCAGTGTCAGCGGTGGCCGCGCCCGCGGCCCAGGCCGCGCCGGTGTGCGCGGGCGCCGGGCAACCGACCGTTCCGGCCGCGGCACTGCCCGGTGCACTGGAGGGGCTGACCGTCGACGCGCGCGGCCGGGCGTTCACCACCGACCTGGCGACCGGCCGGGTCTACCGGATCGACGCTCCGGGTGCGGTCCCGGTGCCGATCGCGACCGTGCCGAGCGGCGGCGGGGGCGCACTGGCCTGGACACCGGCGGGCACACTGCTCGTCGGCTACGGTGCGGACGCGCGCGTGTTCGCGGGGGACGCGCTGCGGCAGGCCGGCATCGTCGAACTCGATCCGGACACCGGCGCGCTCACCCCGTTCGCGGCCGGACTCAGCGCGGCCAACGGCATGGACGTCGCGCAGGACGGAACGGTATACGCCACCAATGATTTCGGTGCGCTGATCGGCCGGGTGTATCCGAACCGCGTGGTGCAGGCAGATTGGGCGACGTTCCCGAGCGCGAACGGCGCGGTGCTCGGCAAGGACGACGAATACCTGTACGTAGGAAGGACATTCGCCAACCCGGGGGTGAGCCGGATTCCGACGGCGAACCCGGGCGCACCCCAGTCGCTGCTCGATCTGGGCGGCGCCGACGCGCTGGCCGCACCGGACGGGCTGACCTTGGATTCGCTGGACCGGCCGGTGGTTCCGCTGAACACCGCGGGACAGGTGATCCGCATCGACGCGCCGAATCAGTACTGCGTGCTCGGCGGCGGCAATCCGCTGACGAGCGTGCTCACCTACGGCCGCGGCACGGCGGGCTTCTCGGCGGGCCGGTTGTTCGGGGCCACGTTCACCGGCGTGATCTATGAGATCCCCGGTGGTTTCGACCCGGACGCCACCACCGCGACCCCCTGA
- a CDS encoding glycosyl hydrolase family 65 protein produces the protein MASRTRFLIATAFVAAVILVACGVLYAVRHTGEADAAHVCPEDAASSDPGWMSSNTDVDAAFDEHPFVGNGYLGLRVPPRGTGYALTGEPSGWPLYTPRYDGAFVAGLYGHTPGLADDREVAAAIPNWSTLTVGAGDDTFSTATPAAQITKFAQTRYLRCGLVRTTLTWTARDGKATDLVYEVLADRADQHVGAVHLTVVPHWSGELTVTDRLDGAGARRLTPVDAGARGDGIGVGFRTEGTSVPGEVASVLRTGHPVQAGPARELTAEQQSKFPVEAGKSYAITKFVGVDTQLTAPEPAAAARAAARRAADKGWPELLAGTAALWRALWRGDIETPDAPEMQNWVRGALYSLYAATNPEQDNSISPVGLSSDNYAGAVFWDADIWMFPALLQFAPELARSVVEYRYKTLPAAQANAAQLGLRGAFYPWTSASRGALAECHSWDPPHCLTQIHLQGDISLAAWQYYLATADTGYLRERGWPIMRNLAEFWASRVTPNEDGSYSIENVAGPDEYSNGVRDGAYTNAVAALALRNATRAAQLLGAPAPPEWVAIADRLRMPFDAERQIFAQYDGYAGTPIKQADTVLLVYPLEWPMSPEVSARTLEYYAEHTDPDGPAMTDSVHAIDAATIGAPGCTTNTYLERAVRPFMRAPFGQFAEARGNKVGVKDALAGAPAFTFGTAAGGFLQTFTNGLLGLRQRADEIRVDPMLPPELSTGLHLRGIRWQGRTFDAELGPDQTRVILKDGAAMQVRTPTGVVTVTRDEPLTLPTRRPDRTPTDNLARCKSVTASAEEPGRYADAAVDGSVGTGWAPGAGPATYTVDLGTESPVGRILPRWSGPAPAATFEAAPDNHTWTAVGLDPATGAPTRPVTTRYLRLTLPATDPAARPDLRELEIYAAQR, from the coding sequence TTGGCTTCGCGCACCAGGTTCCTGATCGCCACCGCGTTCGTCGCCGCGGTGATTCTCGTGGCCTGCGGTGTGCTCTACGCCGTCCGGCACACCGGAGAAGCCGACGCCGCGCACGTGTGCCCCGAGGACGCGGCCTCCTCCGATCCCGGCTGGATGTCGTCGAACACCGACGTGGACGCCGCGTTCGACGAACATCCGTTCGTCGGCAACGGCTATCTCGGGCTGCGTGTCCCGCCCCGCGGCACCGGCTACGCGCTCACCGGCGAGCCCTCCGGCTGGCCGCTGTACACGCCGCGCTACGACGGCGCCTTCGTCGCCGGGTTGTACGGGCACACACCGGGACTGGCCGACGATCGGGAAGTCGCCGCGGCGATCCCGAACTGGTCCACGCTCACCGTCGGCGCCGGCGACGACACGTTCTCCACCGCGACACCCGCCGCGCAGATCACGAAGTTCGCGCAGACGCGCTACCTGCGCTGTGGGCTGGTGCGTACAACGCTCACCTGGACCGCCCGTGACGGCAAGGCCACCGACCTGGTGTACGAGGTGCTCGCCGACCGCGCCGACCAGCATGTCGGCGCGGTCCACCTGACCGTGGTGCCGCACTGGTCCGGCGAACTCACCGTGACCGATCGCCTGGACGGCGCCGGAGCGCGCAGGCTCACCCCCGTCGACGCCGGCGCGCGCGGCGACGGCATCGGCGTCGGTTTCCGCACCGAGGGCACCAGCGTGCCCGGCGAGGTCGCCTCGGTGTTGCGCACCGGACATCCCGTGCAGGCCGGACCGGCCCGCGAACTCACCGCGGAACAGCAGAGCAAGTTCCCGGTCGAGGCCGGGAAGTCTTATGCGATAACCAAATTCGTCGGCGTGGACACCCAGCTCACCGCGCCCGAGCCCGCCGCCGCGGCGCGCGCCGCCGCCCGCCGTGCCGCGGACAAGGGCTGGCCGGAACTGCTGGCCGGTACGGCCGCGCTCTGGCGCGCTCTGTGGCGCGGTGACATCGAGACACCCGACGCCCCCGAAATGCAGAACTGGGTGCGCGGCGCGCTCTATTCGTTGTACGCGGCCACGAATCCCGAACAGGACAACAGCATTTCACCGGTCGGGCTGAGCAGCGACAACTACGCGGGCGCGGTGTTCTGGGACGCCGATATCTGGATGTTCCCCGCCCTCCTGCAATTCGCGCCCGAACTCGCGCGATCCGTGGTGGAGTACCGCTACAAGACGCTGCCCGCCGCGCAGGCCAACGCCGCACAGCTCGGCTTGCGCGGCGCGTTCTATCCCTGGACCAGCGCGAGCCGGGGCGCGCTGGCCGAGTGCCATAGCTGGGATCCGCCCCACTGCTTGACCCAGATCCACCTGCAAGGCGATATCTCGCTCGCCGCGTGGCAGTACTACCTGGCCACCGCCGACACCGGCTACCTGCGCGAGCGCGGCTGGCCGATCATGCGAAACCTCGCCGAGTTCTGGGCCTCCCGGGTGACGCCGAACGAGGACGGCAGCTATTCGATCGAAAACGTCGCGGGCCCGGACGAATACAGCAACGGCGTGCGCGACGGCGCCTACACCAACGCGGTGGCCGCACTGGCGCTGCGCAATGCGACCCGCGCCGCGCAGCTCCTCGGCGCGCCCGCCCCGCCCGAATGGGTGGCCATCGCCGATCGGCTGCGCATGCCGTTCGACGCCGAACGGCAGATCTTCGCCCAGTACGACGGATACGCGGGCACACCGATCAAACAGGCGGACACCGTCCTGCTCGTCTACCCGCTCGAATGGCCTATGTCGCCGGAGGTTTCGGCCAGGACCTTGGAGTACTACGCCGAGCACACCGATCCCGACGGTCCCGCGATGACCGATTCGGTGCACGCCATCGACGCCGCGACCATCGGCGCCCCCGGCTGCACCACCAACACCTACCTCGAACGCGCCGTGCGCCCGTTCATGCGCGCGCCGTTCGGGCAGTTCGCCGAGGCGCGCGGCAACAAGGTAGGGGTCAAGGACGCGCTGGCGGGCGCGCCCGCCTTCACTTTCGGCACGGCCGCGGGCGGTTTCCTGCAAACCTTCACCAACGGTCTGCTCGGCCTGCGCCAGCGCGCCGACGAGATACGGGTCGATCCGATGCTGCCGCCGGAGCTGAGCACCGGCCTGCACCTACGCGGAATACGCTGGCAGGGCCGGACTTTCGACGCCGAACTGGGTCCCGATCAGACCAGGGTCATCCTGAAAGACGGTGCGGCCATGCAGGTGCGGACGCCGACCGGCGTCGTGACGGTCACCCGGGACGAGCCGCTGACCCTGCCGACCCGCCGCCCGGACCGCACTCCCACCGACAACCTCGCCCGCTGCAAATCCGTCACGGCAAGCGCCGAGGAGCCGGGGCGCTACGCCGACGCCGCGGTCGACGGCAGCGTCGGCACCGGCTGGGCGCCGGGCGCCGGACCGGCCACCTACACCGTCGACCTCGGCACCGAATCACCGGTGGGCCGGATACTTCCGCGCTGGTCCGGACCGGCGCCGGCGGCCACCTTCGAGGCCGCGCCGGACAATCACACCTGGACGGCGGTCGGCCTCGATCCGGCCACCGGCGCGCCCACCCGCCCAGTCACGACCCGCTATCTGCGCCTGACCCTGCCCGCCACCGACCCGGCCGCCCGGCCGGACCTGCGGGAGCTCGAGATCTACGCCGCACAACGGTGA
- a CDS encoding PaaI family thioesterase — MTDDVATPPFTEIINGALEFTIPVAHRMGITAAEVRRGFAATTVPVEGNGNHFGAMYAGVLFTVAEILGGAIAIATFDNSAYYPLVKDLHVYFRKPAKTGVRAEATLSDAEIARIEAEAAANGKSDFTLRAVVTDAAGVVVAETEGLYQLRAHGK; from the coding sequence ATGACCGACGACGTGGCGACCCCGCCGTTCACCGAAATCATCAACGGAGCGCTGGAATTCACCATTCCGGTCGCGCACCGGATGGGGATCACGGCGGCCGAGGTGCGCCGTGGCTTCGCGGCGACGACGGTGCCGGTCGAGGGCAACGGCAACCACTTCGGCGCGATGTACGCCGGGGTGCTGTTCACGGTCGCGGAGATCCTCGGCGGTGCGATCGCCATCGCGACCTTCGACAACTCCGCGTACTACCCGCTGGTGAAGGACCTGCACGTGTACTTCCGCAAGCCGGCCAAGACCGGCGTGCGGGCCGAGGCGACCCTGTCCGACGCGGAGATCGCCCGGATCGAGGCCGAGGCCGCCGCGAACGGAAAGTCCGACTTCACGCTGCGGGCCGTGGTCACCGACGCCGCCGGGGTGGTCGTCGCGGAAACCGAAGGTCTCTACCAGTTGCGCGCCCACGGCAAGTAG